From Echinicola soli, a single genomic window includes:
- a CDS encoding superoxide dismutase, with product MAFELPKLPYDYNALEPNIDAKTMEIHYGKHHNGYVTKLNDAVAGTDLEGKSLEELMKVAGSNGAVRNNGGGHYNHSLFWTILSPNGGGQPSGDLASAIDAKFGSFDAFKEEFNKAAATRFGSGWAWLCVDKSKELCVCSSPNQDNPLMDIAECPGTPILGLDVWEHAYYLNYQNRRPDYISAFWNVVNWEEVSKRYAAAK from the coding sequence ATGGCTTTTGAATTACCAAAACTACCGTATGACTACAATGCATTGGAACCAAATATCGATGCTAAGACAATGGAAATCCACTATGGAAAACACCACAATGGTTATGTGACTAAGTTGAACGATGCTGTTGCGGGGACTGACTTGGAAGGTAAAAGCCTTGAGGAATTGATGAAAGTAGCCGGTTCTAATGGAGCGGTAAGAAATAATGGTGGAGGACACTATAACCACTCACTTTTCTGGACGATCCTTTCACCAAACGGTGGAGGTCAGCCTTCAGGAGATTTGGCCTCTGCTATCGATGCGAAGTTTGGATCTTTTGATGCGTTCAAAGAAGAATTCAATAAAGCTGCTGCTACCAGGTTTGGTTCAGGTTGGGCTTGGCTGTGTGTTGATAAAAGCAAAGAGCTGTGTGTATGCTCCTCGCCAAATCAGGACAATCCACTGATGGATATTGCCGAATGCCCAGGCACTCCGATTCTTGGATTAGATGTGTGGGAGCACGCATACTACCTAAACTACCAAAACAGAAGACCTGACTATATTTCTGCTTTTTGGAATGTAGTAAACTGGGAAGAGGTGAGCAAAAGATATGCTGCCGCCAAATAG
- a CDS encoding Na/Pi symporter, which produces MAELTQKKEYNHWWIMAVQMLFALILFMTSIDLLTVSLLNMNNEVANEIFLATNNPFVGLFIGLLMTALIQSSSTVTAMVVAVVASGSLSIMQAVPIVMGANIGTTLTSTLVSFTYIMKKSEFRKAISTGVLHDLFNIITVIILLPLEYYFGFLSKVAAFVSSSLLSVTDGIDEDYTYNIIFTRSLSNLIIDWIKIPILALVTSVIILFLSIKILSSSVYKTFISPSFKEVSKHIFKYPYRSFAYGVFFTAAVQSSTVTTSLLVPAVATKKVSLNKVFPFIIGANIGTTITAAIAAIYKTEAAIAIAIVHFLFNFIGALVFLPFPVLRNIPVKLAIHFGKNAAKKKVIGVAYILLTFFIIPFILIYLNKDDDTRNLDMEKGKVEIQATTPPKSTYEKLN; this is translated from the coding sequence ATGGCAGAATTGACCCAAAAGAAGGAATACAATCATTGGTGGATCATGGCAGTGCAAATGTTATTTGCACTGATTCTATTCATGACCTCCATCGATCTTTTGACGGTCTCTCTCCTGAACATGAACAATGAAGTCGCCAATGAGATCTTCCTGGCCACCAATAACCCGTTTGTTGGCCTGTTCATTGGTTTATTAATGACCGCACTGATCCAGTCCAGTAGCACTGTCACGGCCATGGTAGTGGCTGTAGTGGCCTCGGGAAGCCTCTCCATCATGCAGGCAGTCCCCATCGTTATGGGAGCAAATATAGGCACCACTCTCACCTCCACCCTGGTTTCCTTCACTTATATCATGAAGAAAAGTGAATTCCGCAAGGCTATTTCCACCGGGGTACTCCATGACCTGTTCAATATCATCACTGTCATCATACTTTTACCTCTGGAATATTATTTTGGCTTCCTCAGCAAAGTAGCCGCTTTTGTTTCCAGCTCCCTGCTTTCGGTCACCGATGGGATAGATGAAGACTACACCTACAATATCATCTTTACCCGGTCATTGAGCAACCTGATCATCGATTGGATAAAAATCCCGATCCTCGCACTTGTTACCAGTGTTATCATACTCTTTCTGTCCATCAAAATCCTGTCCTCTTCGGTTTACAAAACCTTTATCTCCCCGAGCTTTAAGGAGGTCAGCAAACACATCTTTAAATACCCTTATCGGTCATTTGCCTATGGGGTGTTTTTTACTGCTGCTGTCCAATCCAGTACTGTGACCACCTCCCTACTGGTGCCTGCGGTGGCTACCAAAAAAGTATCCTTAAACAAGGTCTTTCCATTTATCATCGGTGCCAATATCGGCACCACCATCACCGCGGCCATCGCGGCCATTTATAAAACCGAAGCCGCCATCGCTATTGCCATCGTCCACTTTCTGTTCAATTTTATTGGAGCTTTGGTATTTCTGCCTTTCCCTGTCTTAAGGAACATTCCGGTAAAACTCGCCATCCATTTCGGAAAAAATGCTGCCAAGAAAAAAGTCATTGGCGTAGCTTATATTCTTTTGACTTTCTTCATCATTCCATTTATCCTGATCTATCTCAATAAAGATGATGATACTCGAAACCTAGATATGGAAAAGGGAAAAGTAGAGATCCAGGCAACCACTCCCCCGAAATCTACGTATGAAAAGCTCAATTAA
- a CDS encoding outer membrane beta-barrel protein, whose protein sequence is MKISYQICTVLFFFLLATGHTVARQSSELKGRVEDAEGAVLPFANVSVLEEGAERMVVGAVSDEKGAFSISTSKTGRVVLSISSIGYKTYRSEPFVLEEGMEKDFGTVKVEEEATSLDAVEVRSSRPEVTIEADRTIVNVEGTVMAEGSTALDVVGRSPGVYVDADGNINLNGRTGVIVLIDDRQTYMSAKDLANFLRAMPADNIKSIEVINNPPAKYDAEGAAGVLNIKLKKNDYNGMNGSLQAGNYYNGRHAPFAGGSLNLKRGKWTTNVSLNYNTWVRDIDLQILRRFKEENGTAVFDQDALLKLGGENLFLTGGADYQMSKKHSVGFNFQASDYNGKDDGNSLTDISSPDNGDINHLQALNDSESDNRRFFTNFHYVGNLDTLGTKLSADVDYTVVDGGSLSLLTNNYWVNEATEAGTMDRIRTDNDMAYTIFTAKADFTKPIGEKVKLETGVKGSWVESDNMLDISKSVEEGPFEPDQNSNHFIYNENVLAAYASVKSPLGKKLDFQAGLRLEYSDITGNSVTLNQINKQNYLNLFPSMFLQQKVSDNYSITYNVNRRITRPNYRSLNPFVFYIDPLTTEQGNPNLKPQYANNIEMSHVFKQAYQFTLAYSRTANSIDQVMIQNDETKETTLQVQNFDKSEDFSLRMLVPVEIAEWYSTSNMLHLYYKSFQSQLGDDFLDVSQFSYMARTQHNITLPKGFKVELVAMYLSPFLEGQLELNGFGWVDAGITKTFKDDKFSLTVNGQDIFRTRGIKGVVNFGDINTDIRQYNSQQAVRVTFRWNFSKGEKFKVSNRSGSAEERNRLD, encoded by the coding sequence ATGAAAATATCTTACCAAATATGTACCGTACTGTTTTTCTTCTTGTTGGCGACTGGCCATACAGTGGCCAGGCAGAGCAGTGAGCTAAAAGGAAGAGTGGAGGATGCCGAAGGGGCAGTCTTGCCCTTTGCCAACGTTTCCGTGTTGGAAGAGGGAGCTGAGCGGATGGTCGTGGGTGCTGTATCTGATGAAAAAGGTGCTTTTTCGATCAGTACTTCCAAGACAGGCCGCGTGGTCCTCAGCATTTCATCCATTGGGTATAAAACCTACCGATCTGAGCCTTTTGTCTTAGAGGAAGGTATGGAAAAGGATTTTGGGACCGTAAAAGTGGAGGAAGAAGCTACCTCACTGGATGCTGTGGAAGTCCGAAGCAGCCGACCTGAGGTGACGATAGAAGCGGATCGGACCATTGTAAATGTCGAGGGTACCGTCATGGCAGAAGGCAGTACGGCACTCGATGTGGTAGGCAGGTCTCCCGGGGTCTATGTCGACGCAGATGGTAATATTAACCTGAATGGCCGGACTGGCGTGATCGTCCTGATCGATGATCGTCAAACCTATATGAGTGCAAAGGATTTGGCTAATTTTCTAAGGGCCATGCCAGCCGATAATATAAAAAGCATTGAGGTGATCAATAACCCGCCCGCCAAGTACGACGCAGAAGGAGCTGCTGGCGTACTCAATATCAAGCTTAAAAAGAACGATTATAATGGGATGAATGGCAGTCTCCAAGCGGGCAATTACTATAATGGTCGCCATGCGCCATTTGCGGGGGGGAGCTTAAACCTCAAGCGTGGTAAATGGACTACCAATGTAAGCTTAAACTATAATACTTGGGTGCGGGATATTGACCTGCAAATCCTTAGGAGATTTAAAGAGGAGAACGGTACGGCAGTGTTTGATCAAGACGCGCTGTTGAAACTAGGAGGGGAAAACTTGTTTCTTACCGGAGGAGCAGATTACCAGATGAGTAAGAAGCATTCAGTAGGATTTAACTTTCAGGCTTCAGACTATAATGGAAAGGATGACGGAAACTCTCTTACTGATATTTCCAGCCCAGATAATGGAGACATCAATCATCTTCAGGCACTCAATGACAGCGAATCAGACAATAGGAGGTTTTTCACCAATTTTCACTACGTAGGTAACCTTGATACCTTGGGTACAAAACTTTCAGCAGACGTGGATTACACGGTCGTGGATGGGGGAAGCCTTAGCCTGCTTACCAATAATTATTGGGTCAATGAAGCAACCGAAGCGGGTACTATGGACAGGATCAGAACGGACAATGACATGGCTTATACTATTTTTACGGCCAAAGCGGATTTTACCAAACCGATAGGCGAAAAGGTGAAGCTGGAGACGGGCGTAAAGGGCAGTTGGGTAGAATCCGATAATATGCTGGATATCTCAAAAAGCGTAGAAGAGGGGCCTTTTGAGCCGGATCAGAACAGTAACCACTTTATCTATAACGAGAATGTCCTGGCAGCTTATGCCTCTGTGAAATCACCACTGGGCAAAAAACTAGACTTCCAAGCGGGGCTTAGGTTGGAATATTCTGACATCACGGGAAACTCTGTGACGCTAAATCAAATAAATAAGCAAAATTACCTGAATCTGTTTCCAAGCATGTTTTTGCAGCAAAAGGTTTCTGATAATTATTCCATCACCTATAATGTCAACCGAAGGATTACCCGTCCCAATTACCGCTCGCTAAATCCGTTTGTATTTTACATCGATCCACTGACGACCGAGCAAGGGAATCCAAACCTGAAGCCTCAATATGCCAACAACATTGAGATGAGCCATGTGTTTAAGCAGGCATACCAGTTTACCTTGGCTTATTCAAGAACTGCCAATTCCATCGATCAAGTAATGATTCAAAACGATGAGACGAAGGAAACGACCCTTCAAGTGCAAAATTTCGATAAGTCGGAAGATTTTAGCCTAAGGATGCTGGTGCCTGTAGAGATTGCGGAGTGGTACAGTACTAGTAATATGCTCCATCTTTATTATAAATCTTTCCAGTCACAGTTGGGAGATGACTTCTTAGATGTCAGCCAGTTTTCTTATATGGCAAGAACCCAGCACAATATAACCCTTCCAAAAGGATTTAAGGTAGAGCTAGTGGCTATGTACCTCAGTCCGTTTCTCGAAGGACAGTTAGAATTGAATGGGTTTGGTTGGGTAGATGCAGGGATCACCAAAACCTTCAAGGACGATAAGTTCAGTCTGACGGTAAATGGTCAGGACATTTTCAGGACCAGGGGCATTAAAGGTGTGGTCAATTTCGGAGATATCAATACAGATATCCGTCAATACAATAGCCAACAAGCTGTAAGAGTGACTTTCCGGTGGAATTTCTCCAAAGGTGAAAAATTCAAAGTGTCCAACAGAAGCGGTAGCGCTGAAGAGCGAAATCGGTTGGACTAA
- a CDS encoding MaoC family dehydratase yields the protein MSQLVINSFEEFEKHIGQSLGSSEYHRITQDQINKFADATLDHQWIHTDPAKAKAEGAFGNTIAHGYLTLSLVPFLWEQIVKVNNLKMLVNYGIESLRFAQPVLVDSEVRLHASMANITNLRGTVKTEMSIKLEIKDQKKPAFTGKLIFLYHFK from the coding sequence ATGAGCCAATTAGTCATTAACAGTTTCGAGGAGTTCGAAAAACACATCGGTCAGAGCCTGGGATCCTCTGAATACCACAGAATCACACAGGATCAAATCAATAAATTTGCAGATGCTACGCTCGACCATCAGTGGATTCATACCGATCCGGCAAAAGCCAAAGCAGAAGGGGCTTTTGGCAATACCATCGCACATGGCTACCTCACACTCTCCCTTGTCCCCTTCCTGTGGGAGCAAATAGTAAAGGTTAACAACCTCAAAATGCTGGTCAATTATGGTATCGAATCCTTGCGCTTTGCACAACCTGTATTGGTGGACAGTGAAGTAAGGCTCCACGCTTCCATGGCTAATATTACCAACCTAAGAGGCACCGTAAAAACAGAAATGAGCATCAAACTTGAGATCAAAGACCAAAAGAAACCTGCTTTTACAGGAAAATTGATCTTCCTTTATCACTTCAAATAA
- a CDS encoding nucleoside deaminase — protein sequence MDLYTPEYFMNEALKEAKMAFEEGEIPVGAVMVCRNRVIARAYNQTEKLTDVTAHAEILAITAASDSLGAKYLTECELYVTLEPCVMCAGASFWAQLGGIHFAAFDPRRGYSNIKEGLLHPKTKISQGIMEAEAKQLLDSFFKQLRK from the coding sequence ATGGATTTGTACACACCGGAGTATTTTATGAATGAAGCCTTAAAGGAGGCCAAGATGGCTTTTGAAGAAGGTGAAATTCCAGTTGGGGCGGTGATGGTATGCAGAAACAGGGTAATAGCAAGGGCTTATAACCAGACAGAGAAGCTCACTGATGTGACGGCTCATGCTGAAATCCTGGCTATCACAGCAGCATCGGATTCACTAGGGGCAAAATACCTCACAGAGTGTGAACTATATGTCACATTGGAGCCCTGCGTGATGTGTGCTGGTGCCAGCTTTTGGGCTCAGCTCGGTGGCATCCATTTTGCAGCTTTTGATCCTAGAAGAGGATATTCTAACATCAAAGAAGGGCTTTTACATCCAAAAACCAAGATCAGTCAAGGGATTATGGAAGCAGAAGCCAAACAGTTGTTAGATTCCTTCTTCAAACAACTGAGAAAATAG
- a CDS encoding HepT-like ribonuclease domain-containing protein — protein MESVIEEIEFIKQKTQNNFNNFSEEIILQRAVERDLEIIGEAIQKMIEIDPNIKITVSKNIIGLILLCQIKKVPQRDPSFLGMTASFVPDIHRGRLFRRRRNLLK, from the coding sequence ATTGAAAGTGTTATTGAGGAAATCGAATTTATTAAGCAGAAAACTCAAAACAACTTCAACAATTTTTCTGAAGAGATCATTTTGCAGCGGGCAGTTGAGCGGGATTTAGAAATTATCGGAGAAGCGATACAGAAAATGATTGAGATCGATCCTAACATCAAAATCACAGTTTCTAAAAACATTATTGGATTAATCCTGCTTTGTCAAATTAAGAAAGTACCTCAAAGAGATCCCTCGTTCCTCGGGATGACAGCGTCTTTTGTCCCCGATATCCACCGGGGCAGGCTATTCCGACGAAGGAGGAATCTCCTAAAATAA
- a CDS encoding nucleotidyltransferase family protein, translated as MIELIQNKLDEIITACKQHHVEAISLFGSAAKNAMHEDSDIDLLVEFSDDIDVLEYADNYFSLLDQLQEILNRKVDLLSSKSLKNPVLKKEVYQSKVDLYAA; from the coding sequence ATGATTGAATTGATTCAAAATAAACTTGATGAAATAATAACAGCGTGTAAGCAACATCACGTTGAGGCCATTTCTCTATTTGGATCAGCTGCAAAAAATGCCATGCATGAAGACAGCGATATCGATCTGCTTGTTGAGTTTTCTGATGATATTGATGTTTTGGAATATGCCGACAACTACTTTTCGTTGTTAGATCAGCTTCAAGAAATTTTAAATAGAAAAGTAGATCTTTTGTCTAGCAAATCGCTTAAGAACCCAGTTCTAAAAAAAGAAGTTTATCAGTCAAAAGTAGATTTGTATGCTGCATAA